The Candidatus Amarolinea dominans genomic interval TGCGCATAGCGTGCCGTCTGCTGCGCCTGCGGTCCCGCGGTCTCGTCATCGTTCAGCGGATAACCCACCACAAGCCCAACCGCCCTCTGTTCTTGCAGCAGCCGCTTGACACGCGCCTGATCCGCCACGCGCGCCCCGCGCTCAAAGACCGTCAGCGGCCGCACCAGCAAGCCCAAATCATCGCACACCGCCACCCCGACGCGGCGGTCGCCCACATCCAGGGCCATCAGCCGCCCCCGCGGCAGCGTGTCAACCAACGCGGGCGCGGGCGCTTCGCTTGCCGTCATCACCACTCCTCTACCGATTGCTCGCCAGCGCGCGCGAGTAATCCACCTTCACATGGACGCGGAAGGGAATCACCGGCAGGCGCCCCAACCAGTTTGGCTCGATCTCAATGTGCGGCGCCCCATCCAACTTCCACTCTCGCATCAGGAGTTCGGTCGCGGCATCTGGCGTCAACCCGGCCACCGCCGCGCGTAGGCGCGCCTGGTCCACATCTGCCACCGCCACACCCGAAACCGTCACGTTGAATGTCACGACCTTGAGCGTGTTTTCTTCCAAAACGGTGAAATTGTCCGTATTGTACTGAATCGAGTCTGCCAACAGTTGGCTGCCGGGCGTCATCTGCCCTTGCAGCGCACGTAGGGCCAGACTCTTGCCTCCCTCATCGTTCACCGCAATCGCCCGCGCGAGCAGGCGCATCGTGACTCCCAGGCTGTCCTTTGCCTCATCCGTAAACGAATCGAACACCAGCGACATCACAAAGGTCTCCACCGATTCCGGCGGCACAAACTCCCCTTCGTTCAACTCCTCGCTCAGGCGCTGGTAAGCCTTCTGCTCCAACTGCTGCTGCAACGTCACCCGCAGGCGCTCTTTGTCCGCCTGCGTCACCACCCCGCCCTGCCGCACCGTCCCGCCGCCCAATCCTTGCTGGTTGATCACCCGCAGGCTCAGCCCCAAACCGCCGTCAATGCGGCTGATCGTGCCGGCAGCCACATTGCCAGCCGGCCCCAGATCCAGCGCCTCCACCGTCGTGCTGGCCTGCGCACCCACCGCTCCCCCCACCGTCACATCGCCCAGGGTCCTGAAGCGGGTATTGCTGCCGGATGACGTGCGCACGATCGTGCCGGCCGGCACCACAACCTCCTGGCTGCGCAGGTTGACAAAAGTCACCGTCCCGGACGCCGCCTTTTCCGGCACATCGCGCTTGCCCGTCGTCGCGGCCTTGCGCGTCTCCTCCACCAGCACCTCGATACGCCGCGCCGGCACCAGGTTCTTCGTCACATCCAACTCGTCCGTGGCCGCGCTGGCGCGCACATTGATGCTTGCAATCACCGACTGCCGCGAGGGAGTCACCGTGACCGTAGCGACCGGCACGGTCAGGAGCACCGTGCCAATCACCGCGCCACCCAATAGGGCGAGCACAAGGAGTAAGGCCACGGCTTGCCCCCAAGCGGACCCATTACCGCGGGCGCTGATTGCCATAATTTGGCGGTTGCGGCCGCGCGCAGTGCTTCGTTTCTGGCGCCAGGCCAACCAGCGTCGCGCAACGGAGCGAGCAGGCATGGCGGCCTGGTCACGCGTGGCCGTAACCAGCCGCACGCGCGGTCGCGACCACGTGGCCGCGGCCGTCGCCTGTTCCAACCGGTTGAACACCGCCAGCCCGCCGGCCCGGCCCGCGTCTTGCGTGGGCAGATGCCGCGTCACCAACGCCAGCTCGATACCCTGACGCTGGGCCTGGCGGATCAGCAAGTCGAGGCGCACCGTATGCGCCAGTTGGTGGGCGCCGTCCGCCAGCACCAGGGCCACGCGCCCGCCATGTACGGCTGCCAGACGCTGTTGCAGCACCTGAGTCGTGTCTTCAGGCAAAACAGAAATTGTATGGTCCATGCTCGATTGATCAGCTCAACTTGGATTCTACCCAGGGCAGCACCAACGCCAGCGCGTCAGGCAGTTTACTCGCATCCTTGCCGCCGGCCTGGGCCAGGGTCGGGCGTCCGCCGCCACCGCCGCCGATCGCCGGCGCAATCGCACGGATGATCTGCCCCGCGTCCACGCCGCGCGCGGTCAGATCAGGCGTCACCGCGGCAATCAGATTCGGCCGGCCGGCGAAAGTAGCGCCAAGTACAACGACCGATGAGCCGAGGCGGTCACGCAGCCAATCGCTCATCTGGCGCAGCGTCTCCACATCAGACGCGTCAACCTGCGCCGCGACGACGGCCGCGCCGTTGACGGTGGTCGCCTGCGCGAGAATTTGCTCGATGTCGCGCTTCGCAATCTGCTGGCGCAGACGCGCCACCTCGCGCTGCAAATCCTGCATGGTCTGCTGCACATCGGCCGCTTTGGCCTCCACCCCGTCTTCGCTGGCGCCCAGAAGGCCGGCCGTGCGACGTAACGCCATCATCCGCTGCTGCGCATACCGCTGGCTGCCGCGGCCAGTCAGCGCCTCGATGCGCCGAATGCCGGAGCCGATGCTGCCCTCCGCCAAAATCGTAAAGAGTCCGATGATGCCCGTCTCCAGCAGGTGCGTGCCGCCGCACAGTTCCTTGCTCACAGCCTCATCCGGCGCCTGGCCAATGCGGATCATGCGCACCTCATCGCCGTACTTTTCGCCAAACAGCGCCATCGCCCCCGCGGCCACCGCAGCCTTATACGTCGTCACCGTGGCTGTGACAGGGTAATTCATCAAAATCGCGTCGTTGACCCCCTGCTCGATGCGCAGGCGCTCGTCTTCGCTCAGCCCCCCGCCGTGCGTAAAGTCGAAACGCAGACGGTCGGGCGCCACCAGCGAGCCGGCCTGATGGACATGCGCGCCCAACACCTGGCGCAGCGCCGCATGCAGCAGGTGCGTCGCCGTGTGATTGCGCATAATATCCAGGCGGCGCTCTTCATCAATGCTGACCAACGCACTCGCTCCCACCTTGATCTCGCCGCGCAGCACTTGCCCAACATGCACAGTCAGGCCGGGCACCGGGCGCCGCACATCGTTCACCTGCATCTCCCAGGCGCCGTCGTCCGCACGAATCCAGCCGGTGTCGCTGATCTGGCCGCCCTGCTCGACGTAGAACGGGGTGGCGGGCGCCACAACCTCGACGCTTGCGCCGGTCGGCGCACCGTTCACGGCCTGCCCGTTGACGAACAAGGCCGCGACGCTGGTCGGCACGCGCGTCGTTTCATAATACAAATGCTCCACGCCCTGACTGTCCAGGACGCCCTCGTCGCGCAAGCGTTCCAGCGTGTCAACGTAACCCCGTAGCGAGGCATTATCGGCCGCGGCAAAACGCGCCACGCTGCGCGCACGTTCCTTTTGCTGGCGCATCGCCTGCTGGAAGCCCTGCTCGTCCACGGTGAACCCCGCCTCTTTGGCCGCGTCGCGCGTCAGGTCAAGCGGGAAGCCGTAGGTGTCATACAGTTTGAAGGCTTCGACGCCAGGAATCAAACGACTGGCCGCAACCTCGGGCCGCGCCATGATCTCCTGCAGCAACTCTTCACCCGTGGTCAGCGTGCGGCGGAAGCGTTCTTCCTCCAGGCGCACCGTGCGCAGGATGAAATCGCGCCGCTCCTGCAGCTCACGATAATACGGGCCCATCGTTCGAATCAGCGCATCCACCGTCTCAGCCAGGAAAGGCTGTTGAAAGCCGAGCTTGACGCCAAAGCGCGCCGCGCGACGCAACAGCATACGCAGGACATAACTACGCCCCGCGTTGCCCGGCAACACACC includes:
- a CDS encoding baseplate J/gp47 family protein; the protein is MLQQRLAAVHGGRVALVLADGAHQLAHTVRLDLLIRQAQRQGIELALVTRHLPTQDAGRAGGLAVFNRLEQATAAATWSRPRVRLVTATRDQAAMPARSVARRWLAWRQKRSTARGRNRQIMAISARGNGSAWGQAVALLLVLALLGGAVIGTVLLTVPVATVTVTPSRQSVIASINVRASAATDELDVTKNLVPARRIEVLVEETRKAATTGKRDVPEKAASGTVTFVNLRSQEVVVPAGTIVRTSSGSNTRFRTLGDVTVGGAVGAQASTTVEALDLGPAGNVAAGTISRIDGGLGLSLRVINQQGLGGGTVRQGGVVTQADKERLRVTLQQQLEQKAYQRLSEELNEGEFVPPESVETFVMSLVFDSFTDEAKDSLGVTMRLLARAIAVNDEGGKSLALRALQGQMTPGSQLLADSIQYNTDNFTVLEENTLKVVTFNVTVSGVAVADVDQARLRAAVAGLTPDAATELLMREWKLDGAPHIEIEPNWLGRLPVIPFRVHVKVDYSRALASNR
- the ruvX gene encoding Holliday junction resolvase RuvX yields the protein MTASEAPAPALVDTLPRGRLMALDVGDRRVGVAVCDDLGLLVRPLTVFERGARVADQARVKRLLQEQRAVGLVVGYPLNDDETAGPQAQQTARYAQRLAAVLPVPVMLWDERLSTFEAEERLAVMGRRGRRAVGVDAVAAAVILESYLNHVKPR
- the alaS gene encoding alanine--tRNA ligase; the protein is MKMMTSSEIRQKYIDFFVENGHTLVPSSSLAPMGDPTLLFTNAGMVQFKDTFLGTEKRPYRRAVTAQKCMRVSGKHNDLENVGPSPRHHTFFEMLGNFSFGDYFKKDAIAFAWRFLVTELGLDVNRLWFTVYRTDDEAAQLWVETGAAPERVLRFDEKDNFWSMGDIGPCGPCSEIHYYLGDLAQQTSAGVNVADDYIEIWNLVFMQYNRDSQGTLTPLPRPSVDTGMGFERLCLVLQGKQNTYDTDLFQPIFDHVQAALHHSAEQRAEKYISYRVIADHSRAMAFLVGDGVLPGNAGRSYVLRMLLRRAARFGVKLGFQQPFLAETVDALIRTMGPYYRELQERRDFILRTVRLEEERFRRTLTTGEELLQEIMARPEVAASRLIPGVEAFKLYDTYGFPLDLTRDAAKEAGFTVDEQGFQQAMRQQKERARSVARFAAADNASLRGYVDTLERLRDEGVLDSQGVEHLYYETTRVPTSVAALFVNGQAVNGAPTGASVEVVAPATPFYVEQGGQISDTGWIRADDGAWEMQVNDVRRPVPGLTVHVGQVLRGEIKVGASALVSIDEERRLDIMRNHTATHLLHAALRQVLGAHVHQAGSLVAPDRLRFDFTHGGGLSEDERLRIEQGVNDAILMNYPVTATVTTYKAAVAAGAMALFGEKYGDEVRMIRIGQAPDEAVSKELCGGTHLLETGIIGLFTILAEGSIGSGIRRIEALTGRGSQRYAQQRMMALRRTAGLLGASEDGVEAKAADVQQTMQDLQREVARLRQQIAKRDIEQILAQATTVNGAAVVAAQVDASDVETLRQMSDWLRDRLGSSVVVLGATFAGRPNLIAAVTPDLTARGVDAGQIIRAIAPAIGGGGGGRPTLAQAGGKDASKLPDALALVLPWVESKLS